In Trifolium pratense cultivar HEN17-A07 linkage group LG7, ARS_RC_1.1, whole genome shotgun sequence, a genomic segment contains:
- the LOC123894904 gene encoding probable WRKY transcription factor 70 isoform X1, producing MENRHLSNCRKQIMEQELIRGRDTANQLLEVIVNKLNINLHHHGDLEGLIIPLAQDLVNKVLRSFTNTLFLLNTNNDVFSDEEVLPITIKDLSKCPKLEETDHEACKNFKIQRGCYKRKSNAITWEKDSSILIEDGYEWRKYGQKKIMNAKYIRSYYRCSYKNEQDCAAMKQVQRIQVDPPLYRTTYYGHHNCKTSNLDITSLEPNNTSSMFINFNDSFQTKEQYPSFSSSSFSKSTKQEPIEVINIPYDHIAENQLISLDYPLSCDYELEFDYLRHATMLSSSSTQSVEFHDVYYEPCSLDFDSKSCFGL from the exons ATGGAGAATCGACATCTTTCAAATTGTAGAAAGCAAATTATGGAACAAGAGTTAATTAGAGGACGTGACACAGCAAATCAATTACTTGAAGTAATTGTGAACAAATTGAATATTAATCTTCATCACCATGGAGATTTAGAAGGGTTAATAATACCCTTAGCTCAAGATCTTGTTAACAAGGTACTTAGATCATTCACAAatactctttttcttttgaatactAATAATGATGTCTTTAGTGATGAGGAGGTTTTGCCTATTACTATCAAAGATTTGTCAAAGTGCCCAAAGCTTGAAGAAACAGATCATGAAGCTTGcaagaattttaaaattcaaaggGGGTGCTACAAAAGAAA ATCAAATGCAATTACTTGGGAGAAGGATAGCTCAATTTTGATTGAAGATGGCTATGAATGGAGAAAGTATGGACAGAAAAAGATAATGAATGCAAAATATATCAG GAGCTACTACAGATGCAGTTACAAAAATGAACAAGATTGTGCAGCTATGAAACAAGTACAAAGAATTCAAGTGGATCCTCCATTGTACAGAACTACATATTATGGCCATCATAATTGCAAAACCTCAAATTTAGATATCACATCATTGGAACCTAACAATACTTCATCTATGTTCATTAACTTCAATGATAGCTTCCAAACCAAAGAACAATACCcttcattttcatcatcatcattttccaAATCCACAAAACAGGAGCCTATAGAAGTAATCAATATTCCTTATGACCACATTGCTGAAAACCAATTAATCTCATTAGATTACCCTCTATCATGTGATTATGAACTtgaatttgattatttgagaCATGCTACTAtgctatcatcatcatcaacccAATCTGTTGAATTTCATGATGTTTATTATGAGCCATGCAGTTTGGATTTTGATTCCAAATCATGTTTTGGATTATAG
- the LOC123894903 gene encoding probable WRKY transcription factor 62 — MENLSWHTNGKKAMEKELLRGRDMANQLLEVLTFDDKTNIREMMKGSNLKSSSSKVLPLIVAEDLVREVLKSFTNTLLLLNNNQDSNDGRDFSFSMNCHKLEEDLDGAYKKFKTLNTKNPKGSNKRKSSAPTWEKTTSILIDDGHTWRKYGQKRITNAKYFRSYYRCSHMDDQHCEAMKHVQQTQNNPPLYRTTYYGHHTCQSSFHSDLNFESNLSSDDSSILLSFDNNILSKQEQPFPPLPLLASVNGDPKEVIHDDHFIPNQLCTSENLQLCDFDVYFDYLRHATVQL, encoded by the exons ATGGAAAATTTGTCTTGGCATACAAATGGCAAAAAAGCAATGGAAAAAGAGCTATTAAGAGGACGTGACATGGCAAATCAATTACTTGAAGTATTAACTTTTGATGATAAGACAAATATTAGAGAAATGATGAAAGGGTCAAATTTGaagtcatcatcatcaaaagTGTTACCCTTAATTGTTGCTGAAGATCTTGTTCGTGAGGTACTCAAATCATTCACAAATACACTATTGCTCTTGAACAACAACCAAGACTCCAATGATGGTAGAGATTTTTCTTTCTCAATGAATTGCCACAAGCTAGAGGAGGATTTGGATGGAGCTTACAAGAAATTCAAAACTCTCAACACCAAAAATCCAAAAGGGTCCAACAAGAGAAA GTCAAGTGCACCAACTTGGGAAAAGACAACATCAATATTGATTGATGATGGTCATACATGGAGAAAGTACGGCCAAAAAAGGATAACAAATGCTAAATATTTCAG GAGCTACTATAGATGCAGTCACATGGACGATCAACATTGTGAAGCAATGAAACATgttcaacaaacacaaaataaccctCCATTGTACCGGACTACATATTATGGCCATCACACTTGTCAAAGTTCTTTCCATTCCGACCTAAATTTTGAATCCAATTTGTCCTCCGATGACTCTTCTATATTACTTAGTTTTGATAACAACATTCTAAGCAAACAAGAACAACCATTTCCACCATTGCCACTTCTTGCATCTGTAAACGGGGATCCCAAGGAAGTTATCCATGATGATCATTTTATTCCAAATCAATTGTGCACGTCAGAAAACCTCCAATTATGCGATTTTGatgtttattttgattatttgaggcaTGCTACTGTGCAATTATAG
- the LOC123894902 gene encoding probable WRKY transcription factor 62 gives MDNLVWIPTNSKKAMEEELLRGRDMANQVLEVLTFDDKSNIIREIKGSNLKSSSSSKVLPLSVAEDLVREVLKSFTNTILLLNNNQESNDVAVPITVGDYSLSTNCHMVEEEEEDLGRSCKKLKTLNTKNIPKGSNKRKSISPTWEKTTSILIDDGHAWRKYGQKKITNAKYFRSYYRCTHMDDQYCEAIKHVQRTQENPPLYRTTYYGHHTCTSSFHSNINLESNLSSDDSSILLSFDKNILNKQEYSFPQPPSPPSPRLTSTKEEFKEEIHDDYFAQNQLFSPQNILSCDFEVYFDYLRHVTMITSSESFEFENVYDQFGF, from the exons ATGGATAATCTGGTTTGGATTCCTACAAATAGCAAAAAGGCAATGGAAGAAGAGCTATTAAGAGGACGTGACATGGCAAATCAAGTACTTGAAGTACTAACTTTTGATGATAAGTCAAATATTATTAGAGAAATAAAAGGGTCAAATTTgaagtcatcatcatcatcaaaagtGTTGCCCTTAAGTGTTGCTGAAGATCTTGTTCGTGAGGTACTCAAATCATTCACAAATACAATTTTGCTCTTGAACAACAATCAAGAATCTAATGATGTGGCTGTTCCTATAACTGTTGGAGATTATTCTTTGTCAACAAATTGCCACATGGTGGAGGAAGAGGAGGAGGATTTGGGTAGATCTTGCAAGAAACTCAAGACTCTCAACACCAAAAATATTCCAAAAGGGTCAAATAAGAGAAA GTCAATTTCACCAACTTGGGAAAAGACCACCTCAATATTGATTGATGATGGTCACGCATGGAGAAAGTATGGACAAAAGAAGATAACAAATGCTAAATACTTCAG GAGCTATTATAGGTGCACACATATGGATGATCAATATTGTGAAGCAATTAAACATGTTCAAAGAACTCAAGAGAACCCTCCATTGTATCGAACTACATATTACGGCCATCACACTTGCACAAGCTCTTTCCATTCCAACATAAATTTGGAATCCAATTTGTCCTCCGATGACTCTTCTATATTACTTAGTTTTGATAAGAATATTCTAAATAAACAAGAATACTCATTTCCACAACCACCATCGCCACCATCACCACGTCTTACATCTACAAAAGAAGAATTCAAGGAAGAGATTCACGATGATTATTTTGCTCAAAATCAATTATTCTCACCACAGAACATCTTATCGTGTGATTTTGAAGTTTATTTCGATTATTTGAGACATGTCACTATGATAACATCGTCTGAATCATTTGAGTTTGAGAATGTTTATGATCAGTTTGGATTTTAA
- the LOC123894904 gene encoding probable WRKY transcription factor 70 isoform X2 produces MEQELIRGRDTANQLLEVIVNKLNINLHHHGDLEGLIIPLAQDLVNKVLRSFTNTLFLLNTNNDVFSDEEVLPITIKDLSKCPKLEETDHEACKNFKIQRGCYKRKSNAITWEKDSSILIEDGYEWRKYGQKKIMNAKYIRSYYRCSYKNEQDCAAMKQVQRIQVDPPLYRTTYYGHHNCKTSNLDITSLEPNNTSSMFINFNDSFQTKEQYPSFSSSSFSKSTKQEPIEVINIPYDHIAENQLISLDYPLSCDYELEFDYLRHATMLSSSSTQSVEFHDVYYEPCSLDFDSKSCFGL; encoded by the exons ATGGAACAAGAGTTAATTAGAGGACGTGACACAGCAAATCAATTACTTGAAGTAATTGTGAACAAATTGAATATTAATCTTCATCACCATGGAGATTTAGAAGGGTTAATAATACCCTTAGCTCAAGATCTTGTTAACAAGGTACTTAGATCATTCACAAatactctttttcttttgaatactAATAATGATGTCTTTAGTGATGAGGAGGTTTTGCCTATTACTATCAAAGATTTGTCAAAGTGCCCAAAGCTTGAAGAAACAGATCATGAAGCTTGcaagaattttaaaattcaaaggGGGTGCTACAAAAGAAA ATCAAATGCAATTACTTGGGAGAAGGATAGCTCAATTTTGATTGAAGATGGCTATGAATGGAGAAAGTATGGACAGAAAAAGATAATGAATGCAAAATATATCAG GAGCTACTACAGATGCAGTTACAAAAATGAACAAGATTGTGCAGCTATGAAACAAGTACAAAGAATTCAAGTGGATCCTCCATTGTACAGAACTACATATTATGGCCATCATAATTGCAAAACCTCAAATTTAGATATCACATCATTGGAACCTAACAATACTTCATCTATGTTCATTAACTTCAATGATAGCTTCCAAACCAAAGAACAATACCcttcattttcatcatcatcattttccaAATCCACAAAACAGGAGCCTATAGAAGTAATCAATATTCCTTATGACCACATTGCTGAAAACCAATTAATCTCATTAGATTACCCTCTATCATGTGATTATGAACTtgaatttgattatttgagaCATGCTACTAtgctatcatcatcatcaacccAATCTGTTGAATTTCATGATGTTTATTATGAGCCATGCAGTTTGGATTTTGATTCCAAATCATGTTTTGGATTATAG